The following coding sequences lie in one Halomonas sp. 'Soap Lake #6' genomic window:
- a CDS encoding efflux RND transporter periplasmic adaptor subunit: MRQIPYSYALASVLVLALVMWLAFGDFQHFQTTPPETTSAESEAYPRVEVKIQQSTLYVPQQIIQGQLTAQRETTLRANVAGFVAQKPIAQGATVAQGDTLLVLDNEALPERLKQARDELAVAEAEFAGAQDLRRRELISQPELLRLQSALSANAAQVAQLEKQLNDTRPTAPFAGVLDRVQVELGDLLQPGDEWGRLIDDRRLTGTAWVSQQQIGELSIGLPVTARLLNGSAVSGEITHISSRAEEATRTFYIEVTLDNPNRQRLAGGSAEFTITLPPRQVHTLSPALLSLNEQGQLAVKHVVDENQVAQTAVELVSTDIERAYVTGLPDPLQLITLGAGLVAPGETITPVSAADQEGGNAPIN; encoded by the coding sequence ATGCGACAAATTCCTTACTCTTATGCCCTCGCTAGCGTCCTGGTATTGGCGCTAGTGATGTGGCTTGCCTTTGGCGATTTTCAGCATTTTCAAACCACCCCACCCGAGACGACCAGCGCTGAAAGCGAGGCCTACCCACGGGTAGAGGTGAAGATCCAGCAAAGCACGCTGTATGTTCCTCAGCAGATTATTCAGGGCCAATTAACCGCCCAGCGAGAAACTACCTTGCGTGCCAATGTGGCCGGGTTTGTGGCACAAAAGCCTATCGCCCAGGGGGCAACGGTAGCCCAAGGCGATACCCTGCTAGTACTGGATAACGAAGCTCTGCCAGAGCGACTGAAACAGGCCAGGGATGAACTGGCTGTGGCAGAAGCGGAGTTTGCTGGGGCACAGGACTTGCGCCGCCGGGAGCTAATTTCACAGCCAGAGCTACTGCGCTTGCAAAGTGCGCTGAGCGCAAATGCTGCCCAGGTAGCCCAGTTGGAGAAGCAGCTAAACGACACCCGCCCTACCGCGCCTTTTGCAGGCGTGTTGGACCGGGTGCAGGTTGAGCTAGGCGACTTACTGCAACCCGGTGACGAGTGGGGCCGCTTGATTGATGACCGCCGCTTAACCGGTACCGCTTGGGTATCTCAACAGCAAATAGGCGAACTAAGCATTGGGCTGCCGGTCACCGCTCGGCTGTTAAACGGCAGTGCGGTGAGCGGTGAGATAACACATATCAGTAGCCGCGCAGAGGAAGCGACTCGCACATTTTATATTGAGGTGACACTGGACAACCCCAACCGGCAGCGTCTGGCAGGCGGCAGCGCAGAGTTCACTATCACCCTGCCACCACGTCAGGTCCACACCCTCTCCCCTGCGCTACTCAGCCTTAACGAGCAAGGCCAATTGGCCGTTAAGCATGTGGTAGATGAGAACCAGGTTGCTCAAACCGCTGTAGAGCTTGTCAGCACAGATATCGAGCGCGCCTACGTAACCGGCCTGCCGGACCCGCTTCAACTGATTACCCTGGGTGCTGGTTTAGTTGCTCCCGGCGAGACAATCACACCGGTATCCGCCGCTGACCAGGAAGGTGGTAATGCGCCAATTAATTAA
- a CDS encoding malate dehydrogenase, protein MKDPVRIAITGGAGQISYSLIFRIAAGDMLGPDQPVILQLLEIPQAMDALNGVVMEVNDCAFPLVQDVVATDDPNVAFKDADFALLVGARPRGPGMERKDLLEANAAIFSVQGKALNDHASRDVKVLVVGNPANTNALIASCNAPDLDAGQFTAMTRLDHNRALTQLAQKTGKHVTDVENMIIWGNHSATQYPDLAQCKVDGKAAFDLVERDWYENDFIPTVQQRGAAIIKARGASSAASAASSAIDHVRDWALGCDGIVSMAIPSDGSYGIEEGIIYSYPVRCQGGKYEIVQGFELDEFSKEKMQATEKELREERAAVEHLLG, encoded by the coding sequence ATGAAAGATCCAGTACGTATTGCGATTACCGGCGGTGCCGGCCAAATCAGCTACTCTCTTATTTTCCGCATCGCCGCTGGTGACATGCTGGGGCCGGATCAGCCTGTCATTCTCCAGCTTTTGGAAATTCCCCAAGCGATGGACGCCCTGAACGGCGTGGTGATGGAAGTCAACGACTGTGCCTTCCCGCTGGTACAAGACGTTGTAGCTACCGATGACCCCAACGTAGCGTTCAAAGACGCTGACTTCGCCCTGCTGGTAGGTGCACGTCCGCGTGGCCCAGGTATGGAGCGTAAAGATCTGCTGGAAGCCAACGCAGCAATCTTCTCTGTACAGGGTAAAGCGCTGAACGATCACGCAAGCCGCGACGTGAAAGTGCTGGTAGTAGGTAACCCGGCTAACACCAACGCGCTGATTGCTTCTTGCAATGCGCCGGACCTGGATGCTGGTCAGTTCACTGCCATGACTCGCCTGGACCACAACCGTGCATTGACCCAGTTGGCTCAGAAAACTGGCAAGCATGTTACTGATGTTGAAAACATGATTATCTGGGGCAACCACAGTGCCACCCAGTACCCGGATCTGGCCCAGTGCAAAGTAGATGGCAAAGCGGCTTTCGATCTGGTTGAGCGCGACTGGTACGAAAACGACTTCATCCCCACCGTACAGCAGCGCGGCGCAGCAATCATCAAAGCACGCGGCGCGTCTTCTGCGGCATCTGCAGCCTCTTCGGCCATCGATCACGTGCGTGATTGGGCGCTGGGTTGCGACGGCATTGTCAGCATGGCGATCCCGTCTGATGGCAGCTACGGCATTGAAGAAGGCATCATCTACTCCTACCCGGTTCGCTGCCAGGGTGGTAAATATGAAATCGTTCAAGGCTTCGAACTGGACGAGTTCAGCAAAGAGAAGATGCAAGCCACTGAGAAAGAACTGCGTGAAGAGCGCGCTGCAGTTGAGCACCTGCTCGGCTAA
- a CDS encoding HAD family hydrolase encodes MSLAIFDLDNTLLSIDSDHAWGEFLLEQGAVDPIAYREANERFMADYNAGTLDMAAFLEVALKPLADNTPEQLTAWHQQFMVSKIEPNILPKAEELLARHRTKGDTLLIITATNRFITAPIAERLGVDDLIAVEPEILDGRYTGRVSGVPSYREGKVTRLKQWLEDQDLTMDGAWFYSDSHNDLPLLEQVEHPVAVDPDDTLRQIAEERNWRIMSLRD; translated from the coding sequence GTGAGTCTGGCCATTTTCGATTTGGATAATACGCTGCTATCCATCGACAGCGATCACGCCTGGGGGGAGTTTTTACTCGAACAGGGAGCCGTTGACCCTATTGCTTATCGCGAAGCCAACGAACGCTTTATGGCCGACTACAACGCGGGCACCTTGGATATGGCAGCGTTTCTGGAAGTGGCATTAAAGCCGCTGGCAGATAATACACCGGAACAGCTTACTGCCTGGCACCAGCAGTTTATGGTTAGCAAGATTGAGCCCAACATTTTACCCAAGGCAGAAGAGCTACTGGCTCGCCACCGCACCAAAGGCGATACACTGCTGATTATTACCGCTACCAACCGCTTTATCACCGCACCAATTGCAGAGCGCTTGGGTGTAGACGATTTAATTGCCGTTGAGCCTGAAATACTTGACGGCCGCTATACGGGGCGCGTTTCAGGCGTACCTAGCTACCGTGAGGGTAAAGTCACCCGTTTAAAGCAGTGGCTTGAAGATCAAGATCTCACCATGGATGGCGCTTGGTTCTACAGCGACTCCCACAATGACCTACCGCTGCTTGAGCAGGTAGAGCACCCGGTTGCCGTCGACCCCGATGACACTCTCCGCCAAATTGCCGAAGAACGCAATTGGCGGATTATGAGCTTACGGGATTGA
- a CDS encoding RNA pyrophosphohydrolase yields MIDADGFRPNVGIIIANSQGQLLWARRVGQNAWQFPQGGIKASETPQQALFRELHEEIGLTADDVDIVACTRGWLRYRLPRRMIRTHSRPVCIGQKQKWFLLKIRCQENRICMTATPKPEFDGWRWVSYWYPLGQVVPFKREVYRRALRELSPRVQRLAQDNEG; encoded by the coding sequence GTGATCGACGCTGACGGCTTTCGCCCCAATGTTGGCATTATTATTGCCAATAGCCAGGGGCAGCTGCTTTGGGCGCGTCGTGTAGGACAAAATGCGTGGCAATTCCCCCAGGGAGGCATTAAAGCAAGTGAGACTCCACAACAAGCGCTTTTTCGTGAACTTCACGAAGAGATCGGTCTAACCGCCGACGATGTTGATATTGTTGCCTGCACCCGGGGCTGGCTGCGCTACCGTCTTCCACGACGCATGATTCGTACCCACTCGCGACCGGTCTGTATTGGTCAGAAGCAAAAGTGGTTTTTACTTAAGATTCGCTGTCAAGAGAACCGAATCTGCATGACGGCCACGCCCAAGCCAGAGTTTGATGGCTGGCGTTGGGTAAGCTACTGGTACCCTTTGGGGCAAGTAGTACCGTTTAAAAGAGAGGTATATCGGCGCGCGCTGCGAGAGCTTTCTCCACGTGTACAGCGTCTAGCACAAGATAACGAAGGATAA
- the ptsP gene encoding phosphoenolpyruvate--protein phosphotransferase, which yields MLEVLRRVIQEVNGARNLDAALSTMVRRIRKAMQTDVCSFYLYDKELESLVLMETIGLRTQAVGRVVLPLGEGLVGLVAKRSEPLNLENAQAHPQFRYFEATGEERYSSFLGVPIIHQRLMLGVLVVQQAEKRQYDDEDEAFLVTMAAQLAGVLAHALATGNLTRPALPGGQAMFKGVAASPGMAMGEAVVITPPADLNSVPDLIPSDQEYEIERLKEAIGKTRSEIRAAAERLASRISAQELALFDVYQQMLGEAALSEEVEKRIREGQWAPGALADVVRRHVQYLERVDDDYLRERAADIRDLGRRVLAHLQEDTPSTPETYPDNAILVGDEISVAMLGEVPRDKLKGLVSVRGSSTSHVAIVARAMGIPTVLGMVDLPLPRLNGAPVVLDGHRGRLFVRPAAELKARYASLIAEEEVLSEVLEHEQDLPSETPDGYAMPLMVNTGLAVDASALLKSRIGGVGLYRTEVPFMITERFPGEKEQMRMYREQLEGFAPLPVVMRTLDIGGDKDLPYFPIEEANPFLGWRGMRVTLDHPEVLMVQLRAMLKASHALNNLHVLFPMITNVDEVDEALRLLDRAIVELGEEGIVVRRPQVGVMIEVPATIYQMDALAKRVDFFSVGSNDLTQYLLAVDRNNPRVSSLYDALHPALLGALQELSQDARRLNKPVSLCGELAGDPAGALLLMAMGFTSLSMNAPSLPKVRAAIRRVSFTDAQTLLQEIMQLDTPSQVHTHLNTRMDEWQLSHLLPPRD from the coding sequence ATGCTTGAGGTGCTACGCCGCGTTATTCAGGAAGTGAATGGTGCGCGTAACCTCGACGCCGCGCTGTCAACCATGGTACGTCGTATACGCAAAGCCATGCAGACCGACGTGTGCTCTTTCTATTTGTACGACAAAGAGCTCGAATCGCTGGTGCTAATGGAAACCATCGGCTTGCGTACCCAAGCGGTAGGCCGGGTAGTTCTGCCGCTAGGGGAGGGGCTTGTGGGGCTTGTGGCCAAGCGTAGTGAGCCTCTCAATTTAGAAAACGCTCAGGCCCACCCGCAGTTTCGCTATTTTGAAGCCACCGGCGAAGAGCGTTACTCAAGTTTCTTGGGGGTACCGATTATCCACCAGCGGTTAATGCTGGGGGTTTTGGTTGTACAGCAGGCGGAAAAACGTCAGTACGACGATGAAGATGAAGCTTTCCTGGTCACCATGGCCGCCCAGTTGGCGGGCGTGCTGGCTCACGCGCTTGCCACCGGCAACCTGACCCGCCCTGCGTTGCCGGGTGGTCAGGCGATGTTTAAAGGTGTAGCTGCGTCTCCTGGTATGGCGATGGGGGAAGCAGTGGTGATTACCCCACCCGCTGACCTCAATAGCGTGCCAGACCTAATACCCAGCGATCAGGAGTATGAGATTGAGCGCCTGAAAGAAGCCATCGGCAAAACGCGCAGCGAAATTCGCGCAGCAGCCGAACGCTTGGCGAGCCGTATTTCTGCTCAAGAACTCGCACTCTTTGATGTTTATCAACAAATGCTTGGCGAAGCGGCACTCTCGGAAGAGGTGGAAAAACGCATTCGCGAAGGCCAGTGGGCGCCAGGGGCGCTGGCCGACGTGGTGCGCCGCCACGTACAGTACTTAGAACGGGTTGATGATGACTACCTGCGTGAGCGAGCGGCGGATATTCGCGATCTTGGTCGCCGTGTATTGGCACATTTGCAGGAAGACACCCCCTCAACACCAGAGACCTATCCAGATAACGCTATTTTAGTCGGTGACGAAATCAGTGTGGCGATGCTGGGAGAAGTGCCGAGGGATAAGCTCAAAGGCTTAGTGTCGGTACGTGGTTCGAGTACCTCTCATGTGGCGATTGTTGCCCGAGCCATGGGTATACCCACCGTGCTTGGAATGGTGGACTTACCACTACCACGCTTAAATGGTGCACCCGTGGTGCTGGATGGCCATCGGGGTCGTCTGTTTGTGCGTCCAGCTGCCGAGTTAAAAGCCCGCTACGCCAGTTTAATCGCCGAGGAAGAAGTTCTCAGCGAAGTGCTAGAGCATGAGCAAGACCTGCCCAGTGAAACGCCGGACGGTTACGCTATGCCGCTAATGGTGAACACTGGTTTAGCGGTAGATGCCAGCGCGCTGCTTAAAAGCCGTATTGGTGGTGTGGGGCTTTATCGTACCGAAGTGCCGTTTATGATTACTGAGCGCTTCCCTGGCGAAAAAGAGCAAATGCGCATGTATCGCGAACAGCTCGAAGGCTTTGCGCCGCTGCCGGTGGTGATGCGCACCCTGGATATTGGTGGCGATAAAGACTTGCCGTACTTCCCCATTGAAGAAGCCAATCCCTTTTTGGGCTGGCGCGGCATGCGGGTGACTCTTGATCACCCAGAAGTATTGATGGTGCAGCTGCGTGCCATGCTTAAAGCCTCCCACGCCCTAAACAACCTCCACGTGCTCTTCCCGATGATCACCAATGTGGATGAGGTCGACGAGGCGCTTCGGCTTTTGGACCGCGCAATTGTGGAGTTAGGCGAGGAGGGTATTGTCGTCAGAAGGCCCCAAGTGGGCGTAATGATTGAAGTGCCTGCGACGATTTATCAAATGGATGCGCTGGCCAAGCGGGTCGATTTCTTTTCGGTAGGCAGCAACGATCTAACCCAGTACCTGTTAGCGGTAGATCGCAACAACCCGCGTGTCTCTAGCCTTTATGATGCGCTGCACCCAGCACTGCTTGGCGCCTTGCAAGAGCTATCTCAGGATGCCAGACGGCTCAATAAGCCGGTTTCGTTGTGTGGAGAGCTGGCTGGCGATCCCGCCGGCGCGCTGCTATTAATGGCCATGGGGTTCACCAGTCTTTCCATGAATGCCCCCAGCTTGCCCAAAGTGCGGGCGGCAATTCGACGGGTAAGCTTCACGGATGCGCAGACACTGCTCCAGGAAATTATGCAGCTGGATACCCCCTCCCAGGTTCACACGCACTTAAATACGCGCATGGATGAGTGGCAGCTCTCGCACCTGCTGCCACCACGAGACTAG
- a CDS encoding NRDE family protein, producing the protein MCLITFAWNPGSAQPLRLAANRDEFHARPTAPLMAWHEPTGLIGGRDLAAGGTWLAANQKGQVAALTNVRDPRLATPVNAPSRGELVASALQSADIEAWLVKLAREEAERYAGFNLLVATQDRLWHLHRGYSGVVLSEVAKGVHGLSNATLNTPWPKLTAVKHALAHSSADNWRSATQTALHNPSQAADANLPDTGVGLALERQLSAAFIIGEQYGTRATSWLTLNQQGEVEITEQRFGPLGRFEGETTLSTTSSATLSTTLSTTLSTTLSKPGNV; encoded by the coding sequence ATGTGCCTGATCACTTTTGCCTGGAACCCAGGCAGCGCCCAACCTCTTCGCCTAGCGGCTAACCGAGATGAATTTCACGCGCGCCCCACTGCCCCGCTCATGGCCTGGCATGAACCCACAGGGCTGATAGGTGGGCGGGACTTAGCAGCAGGCGGCACTTGGTTAGCGGCCAATCAGAAGGGACAGGTAGCCGCGCTAACCAATGTGCGCGACCCTCGGCTTGCTACTCCAGTAAATGCACCTAGCCGAGGTGAGCTAGTCGCTAGTGCTTTGCAAAGTGCCGATATTGAAGCCTGGCTAGTGAAATTAGCCAGGGAAGAAGCTGAACGCTACGCTGGCTTTAACTTGTTGGTTGCGACTCAAGACCGCTTATGGCACTTACATAGGGGATATAGTGGCGTTGTGCTGAGCGAAGTAGCGAAAGGCGTGCACGGTCTTTCCAACGCGACGCTCAACACTCCCTGGCCGAAATTAACCGCCGTAAAGCACGCCTTAGCCCATAGCAGCGCTGATAACTGGCGCAGCGCCACTCAAACTGCTCTGCATAATCCGTCACAGGCAGCCGACGCCAACCTACCCGATACGGGCGTTGGTTTAGCTCTTGAGCGCCAGCTTTCCGCAGCTTTTATTATCGGTGAGCAGTATGGAACCCGCGCCACTAGCTGGCTGACGCTCAACCAGCAGGGGGAAGTTGAGATAACCGAGCAGCGCTTTGGGCCGCTCGGCCGCTTTGAGGGAGAAACCACGCTATCAACAACATCCTCCGCAACGCTTTCAACAACACTTTCAACAACGCTCTCAACCACACTTTCAAAGCCAGGTAACGTTTAA
- a CDS encoding response regulator — MQPDTREHFWNAVVWPILWPVLLAQAALVMLCVLVGLFMWGMSPNQVSWSTTLWLTLALLLGSCMNVGAFLMLLKTRAKYKDVLLMEGLAELECNTEALYRVVSQASYDEQPEQQLSIQTPQVPLQRLSNANQRLAELVSFKGRVAIVPAVVEQSKHEKTLLDDLHHQQQQLKHLMAGRDRAREESRLKSDYLTLLQREADSLFAYLNDLVQKGNCEECQQSISHMQNRLADIRALLASFAQESQESLGKAGDDEVVPPSVKRQLKVLVVDDGPVNLMLARQMLEAQGFYVDGVSSGEQALERQQTAFYDLVFMDIFMPTLDGFETARRWRNHERVNNSPRSVLVALTANVDNAGRGICESSGIDDVLAKPYQPETLVGMITKWVPTANHEISSS; from the coding sequence ATGCAACCCGATACGCGAGAGCACTTTTGGAATGCCGTTGTCTGGCCAATACTATGGCCTGTGCTGCTTGCTCAGGCTGCTCTGGTTATGCTGTGTGTGCTGGTTGGGTTATTTATGTGGGGGATGTCACCAAATCAGGTTTCCTGGAGCACGACGCTTTGGCTTACCCTTGCATTGTTGTTGGGTAGCTGCATGAATGTTGGCGCATTTCTGATGCTGTTAAAGACACGGGCTAAGTATAAGGATGTGCTGCTTATGGAGGGGCTGGCAGAGCTTGAGTGCAATACCGAGGCGCTCTACAGAGTCGTGTCGCAAGCATCATATGATGAACAGCCAGAACAACAGCTTTCAATACAAACGCCCCAGGTGCCTCTGCAGCGACTATCTAATGCCAATCAGCGGCTTGCGGAGCTAGTGAGCTTCAAGGGGAGGGTAGCTATAGTTCCTGCGGTCGTTGAGCAGTCCAAGCATGAGAAAACGCTGCTGGACGACTTGCATCATCAACAGCAACAGCTAAAACATCTAATGGCAGGGCGTGACCGGGCAAGAGAGGAGTCGCGCTTAAAATCGGACTACCTAACGCTTCTCCAGCGTGAAGCCGATAGCCTGTTTGCCTACCTGAACGATTTAGTGCAGAAGGGCAATTGTGAAGAGTGCCAGCAAAGTATCAGTCACATGCAGAATCGGCTGGCCGACATCCGTGCCTTGCTGGCCAGCTTTGCTCAAGAAAGCCAGGAAAGCCTTGGTAAGGCAGGCGATGATGAGGTAGTGCCTCCAAGCGTTAAGCGGCAACTGAAAGTGCTGGTAGTGGATGATGGTCCGGTTAATTTAATGCTGGCGCGCCAAATGTTAGAGGCTCAGGGGTTTTATGTTGACGGGGTGAGTAGCGGTGAGCAAGCGCTGGAGCGACAACAAACCGCATTTTATGATTTGGTATTTATGGATATTTTTATGCCAACCTTAGATGGTTTTGAAACCGCTCGGCGCTGGCGTAACCATGAACGTGTAAATAATAGCCCTCGCAGTGTGCTGGTCGCCCTTACTGCAAATGTTGATAATGCTGGCCGTGGCATCTGTGAATCCTCTGGGATAGACGATGTGCTAGCAAAACCCTATCAACCTGAAACACTAGTGGGCATGATTACCAAGTGGGTACCTACCGCTAATCACGAGATTTCTTCTTCATGA
- a CDS encoding sulfite exporter TauE/SafE family protein produces MTAIAIIAGYLALGAVAGTMAGLFGVGGGLIIVPVLVFAFGIQNIAPEITMHLAVGTSLATIVVTGASSALGHFRRGSVYRPWFMALLPGLMLGAIGGVFIAGNLSGTVLGTLFGIFVLLLAAKMVLGLNPKPGTVQPGRAAMVVAGAVVGAISALFGIGGGAMTVPWLSRCGASMTQAVGTSAACGLPIAVVGALTFIIVGWGHPLLPPWATGFVMWPAFLGIVLTSVPFARLGVRLAHVLPSQVLRFSFAGLLSAVGLRFIFA; encoded by the coding sequence ATGACAGCAATAGCGATTATTGCGGGTTATTTAGCGTTAGGTGCAGTGGCGGGCACAATGGCTGGGCTATTTGGTGTAGGCGGTGGCCTTATTATTGTGCCAGTACTGGTGTTTGCATTCGGTATCCAAAACATCGCCCCTGAAATTACGATGCACTTGGCGGTAGGCACCTCGCTGGCCACTATTGTGGTAACAGGGGCGTCTTCAGCGCTTGGTCATTTTCGTAGAGGAAGTGTGTATCGCCCATGGTTTATGGCGTTACTGCCAGGGCTGATGTTGGGGGCGATTGGCGGCGTGTTTATTGCGGGTAACTTATCTGGCACCGTGCTGGGTACACTATTCGGTATCTTTGTGCTGCTACTGGCGGCCAAAATGGTGTTGGGTCTTAACCCCAAGCCAGGGACGGTGCAGCCGGGCCGGGCAGCAATGGTGGTGGCAGGCGCTGTTGTCGGTGCGATTTCCGCACTGTTTGGCATTGGGGGTGGAGCGATGACCGTTCCATGGCTATCGCGTTGTGGTGCTTCCATGACCCAGGCGGTAGGAACTTCCGCTGCCTGTGGTTTGCCAATCGCTGTTGTGGGTGCCCTCACGTTTATCATTGTCGGTTGGGGGCATCCGCTGCTACCGCCGTGGGCCACCGGTTTTGTTATGTGGCCTGCATTTCTAGGTATCGTGCTCACTAGTGTACCTTTTGCACGGCTAGGGGTAAGGCTTGCCCACGTATTGCCAAGCCAAGTGCTACGCTTCTCCTTTGCAGGACTTTTGAGCGCGGTTGGTCTGCGCTTTATCTTTGCGTAA
- the lgt gene encoding prolipoprotein diacylglyceryl transferase: MINYPTIDPVAISLGPLQVHWYGLMYVVGFVAAWWLGCKRASRIGLTKDDISDLMFYCAIGVVAGGRLGYALFYGLGQWSADPLWIFRVWDGGMSFHGGLLGVLLAAWLFARRKHLAFFTLTDFIAPLVPIGLGAGRIGNFINHELPGRVTSLPWGMPFPGLGPEPRHPSALYEAVLEGLVLFVILWWVSAKPRKRGLVSGLFLVGYGVFRFMVEFVRLPDAHIGFIAFDWVTMGMLLTLPMIFFGLVLIAWSRNKPIDAKI; the protein is encoded by the coding sequence ATGATCAACTACCCAACGATAGACCCTGTTGCGATTTCACTTGGCCCGCTACAAGTGCATTGGTATGGCCTAATGTACGTGGTTGGCTTTGTAGCTGCATGGTGGCTCGGATGTAAACGGGCATCGCGCATAGGGCTAACCAAAGACGATATTAGCGATTTGATGTTCTACTGTGCCATAGGCGTGGTCGCCGGTGGCCGCCTTGGTTACGCGCTGTTTTATGGTCTGGGGCAGTGGTCGGCAGATCCGCTGTGGATCTTCCGCGTGTGGGATGGCGGAATGAGCTTTCACGGAGGGCTGCTAGGTGTCCTGCTTGCTGCATGGCTCTTCGCTCGTCGCAAACATCTGGCGTTTTTTACCCTCACCGACTTTATTGCGCCTTTGGTGCCAATTGGTTTGGGCGCAGGGCGTATTGGTAACTTTATCAATCACGAATTGCCTGGGCGGGTTACATCGTTGCCTTGGGGAATGCCATTTCCTGGTTTGGGGCCAGAGCCGCGTCACCCCTCCGCGCTATATGAAGCGGTGCTGGAAGGCTTGGTGTTGTTTGTCATCCTATGGTGGGTGTCAGCCAAGCCCCGCAAGCGTGGTTTAGTGTCAGGGTTATTCCTGGTTGGTTACGGCGTGTTCCGCTTTATGGTGGAGTTTGTGCGCCTACCCGATGCTCATATCGGCTTTATTGCTTTTGATTGGGTCACCATGGGCATGCTGCTGACACTACCAATGATCTTCTTTGGGTTAGTGTTAATAGCGTGGTCGCGGAATAAGCCTATCGACGCCAAGATTTAA
- a CDS encoding thymidylate synthase yields the protein MTATTPAPTKDTLPATAALEQPYLDLMRTVLEHGVDRNDRTGVGTRSVFGHQMRFDLSRGFPLLTTKKLHLRSIIHELLWFLKGDTNIGYLKEHGVRIWDEWADEKGDLGPVYGYQWRSWPSPKGGSVDQITNVLEQIRTSPQSRRLIVSAWNPGQVDEMKLPPCHCLFQFYVANGRLSCQLYQRSADIFLGVPFNIASYALLLCMVAQVTGLKPGEFIHTLGDAHLYSNHIEQAQEQLTRTPMSPPALTLNTSVTSLFDFTFDDIQITGYESHPHIKAEVAV from the coding sequence GTGACTGCTACAACGCCCGCGCCAACGAAGGATACGCTGCCAGCCACTGCTGCGCTTGAACAACCCTATCTTGATCTGATGCGCACTGTGTTGGAACACGGCGTTGACCGCAACGATCGCACCGGAGTCGGCACGCGTTCGGTGTTTGGCCATCAGATGCGTTTCGATCTCTCGCGAGGCTTTCCGCTGCTGACTACGAAAAAGCTGCATTTACGCTCTATCATTCATGAGCTTTTGTGGTTTTTAAAAGGCGATACCAATATTGGTTATCTCAAAGAACACGGCGTAAGAATTTGGGACGAGTGGGCGGATGAGAAGGGCGACTTAGGGCCGGTATACGGCTACCAGTGGCGCAGTTGGCCTAGCCCCAAAGGTGGCAGCGTAGACCAAATTACCAATGTATTAGAGCAGATTCGTACATCCCCTCAGTCACGTCGCCTGATTGTTTCTGCCTGGAACCCAGGCCAAGTAGATGAAATGAAGCTCCCTCCGTGCCACTGCCTATTCCAGTTTTATGTGGCAAATGGCCGCCTTTCCTGTCAGCTTTACCAGCGTAGTGCAGATATTTTCTTAGGCGTACCGTTCAATATTGCCAGCTATGCGCTGCTGCTGTGTATGGTTGCCCAGGTAACGGGATTAAAGCCAGGCGAGTTTATTCACACGCTCGGCGATGCCCACTTATATAGTAACCATATAGAGCAAGCCCAAGAGCAGCTAACACGTACGCCTATGTCACCGCCTGCGCTAACGCTTAACACTAGTGTTACCAGCTTATTTGATTTTACTTTTGACGATATCCAAATCACAGGATACGAATCGCACCCCCATATCAAAGCAGAAGTGGCCGTATGA
- a CDS encoding dihydrofolate reductase, whose amino-acid sequence MTPSENTFESLVPVAMIVAMAKNRIIGVDGKLPWYLPEDLKFFKRMTQAKPLVMGRKTYASIGKPLPNRLNIVVTRDTNFQAAGTRVCHDLPAALELADQHATIEAAEEIMVMGGGEIYRQALPFAQRLYITEVDIDVDGDAAFPEFSLDDWREVQRVAGKPAEGQPRYDFVVYERLTTD is encoded by the coding sequence ATGACCCCCTCAGAAAATACATTTGAGTCATTAGTGCCGGTAGCCATGATAGTTGCGATGGCAAAAAACCGGATTATAGGGGTAGACGGAAAATTGCCCTGGTACTTGCCTGAAGATTTAAAATTCTTTAAGCGTATGACGCAGGCAAAACCGTTAGTGATGGGGCGCAAAACTTACGCTTCCATTGGCAAGCCGCTACCTAATCGGCTTAATATTGTGGTAACGCGTGATACAAACTTCCAGGCAGCAGGCACGCGGGTATGCCACGATCTCCCCGCCGCGCTGGAGCTGGCTGATCAGCATGCTACCATCGAAGCGGCTGAAGAAATTATGGTGATGGGAGGCGGTGAAATTTATCGTCAAGCGCTTCCTTTCGCACAGCGGCTTTATATTACAGAAGTAGATATTGACGTTGACGGCGACGCTGCTTTCCCTGAGTTTTCCTTGGATGATTGGCGTGAAGTGCAGCGAGTAGCGGGTAAGCCAGCGGAGGGGCAGCCCCGGTATGACTTCGTCGTATACGAGCGCTTAACGACTGATTAG